A genomic segment from Pseudomonadales bacterium encodes:
- a CDS encoding MFS transporter, whose protein sequence is MKVLNTQGFIAYLSVAFLNAFIDLGHKIIIQNMVFKLYDGQQQIMLTAIVNALILLPFILLFTPAGFISDRFAKHRVIQLTAAMAIAATAVICFAYYQGWFWLAFALTLFLAVQSAIYSPAKYGYIRELVGNEKLTTANGFVQAVTIVSILFATFFFSIIFESLFDQQLLQNAADPASSLLQQIAVIGWILIALAVLEFLISLKLKSTRAGDSSKQLLLSRYLKGEYFKQNIQLIRERRTIMLSIIGLCLFWSISQIVLAAFPAYAKEVLHENNTVVIQGILACTGFGIMLGSL, encoded by the coding sequence ATGAAGGTGCTTAATACCCAGGGATTCATCGCTTATCTGAGCGTTGCATTCCTGAATGCGTTTATCGACTTAGGGCATAAAATCATCATTCAAAATATGGTGTTCAAGCTCTATGACGGACAACAGCAAATTATGCTGACTGCGATTGTCAACGCACTTATTTTGTTACCATTTATTCTACTCTTCACACCGGCTGGCTTTATTTCTGACAGATTTGCTAAGCACCGCGTTATTCAGCTGACTGCTGCTATGGCAATAGCGGCAACTGCTGTCATCTGCTTTGCTTATTATCAAGGCTGGTTTTGGCTGGCATTTGCGCTAACGCTTTTCTTAGCTGTGCAATCAGCGATTTATTCGCCCGCCAAATATGGCTATATCCGCGAGCTCGTTGGTAATGAAAAACTAACCACGGCGAATGGCTTTGTGCAGGCCGTGACTATTGTCTCTATATTATTTGCTACGTTTTTCTTTTCAATTATATTTGAATCGCTGTTTGACCAACAATTACTGCAAAACGCTGCAGATCCAGCCTCTAGTTTATTACAGCAAATAGCTGTGATCGGCTGGATATTAATCGCGCTAGCTGTATTGGAATTCCTTATTAGCTTGAAACTAAAATCAACACGTGCAGGCGACAGTAGTAAGCAATTATTACTAAGCAGATACCTTAAAGGGGAGTATTTTAAACAAAACATTCAGCTTATTCGTGAACGCCGCACCATTATGCTGTCAATTATTGGCCTTTGCTTATTTTGGTCGATTTCACAAATTGTATTAGCTGCGTTTCCCGCCTACGCCAAGGAAGTATTGCATGAAAATAATACGGTAGTGATTCAAGGCATACTAGCCTGTACGGGGTTTGGCATTATGCTAGGCTCATTATT
- a CDS encoding aldehyde dehydrogenase — protein MTNPLEQDWASKAKALTLNTQAFINGSFQDAASGETFTLINPANGEQLTEVCRCGPDDVDAAVKAARESFESGSWANQSPQQRKAVLNKVAQLIEANREELALLETLDMGKNIRDSFNLDIPKSAESFYWYAEAIDKVYGEVSSSNQGKLGIVTQEPLGVVAAIIPWNFPLLMAAWKLAPAMAAGNSVILKPSERSSLTAIKLAEIMQSAGIPDGVFNVLPGFGHDLGQALALHMDVDCLVFTGSTATGKRLMEYSGQSNMKKVYTECGGKSPNIIFADAQDLDKVCQGSANAIFFNQGEVCVAGSRLLVEQSIAASVTEKLVALAAKMQPGDPLNPLHYMGPLVDAAHLKQVEAFIHEAKAQGAILECGGEAILTETGGYYMPPTIFSGVTETMSLFKEEVFGPVLAISSFTDEDEAIRLANYGCYGLAAGFWTDNINRAHRVAKRLRAGSVWVNGWSAGDITMPFGGYKQSGNGRDKSLHAIAKFTEQKATVFSFSE, from the coding sequence ATGACTAATCCTCTCGAACAAGACTGGGCCAGTAAGGCCAAAGCATTAACGCTGAATACCCAAGCGTTTATTAACGGTTCATTTCAAGACGCCGCCAGCGGCGAAACGTTTACCTTGATCAACCCCGCTAATGGCGAGCAACTGACCGAAGTCTGCCGCTGCGGACCCGATGATGTTGACGCTGCAGTCAAGGCTGCTAGAGAAAGCTTCGAATCGGGTAGCTGGGCCAATCAATCGCCTCAGCAACGAAAGGCTGTATTAAACAAAGTCGCTCAGCTCATCGAGGCCAACCGCGAAGAGTTGGCATTACTTGAAACACTCGATATGGGTAAAAATATACGCGACAGCTTTAACTTAGATATACCCAAGTCTGCCGAATCATTTTACTGGTATGCCGAAGCCATTGATAAAGTCTATGGCGAGGTATCATCCAGCAACCAAGGTAAGCTTGGCATTGTCACGCAAGAGCCGCTAGGTGTCGTGGCAGCGATTATCCCCTGGAACTTTCCGCTGTTAATGGCCGCGTGGAAGTTAGCGCCTGCCATGGCGGCAGGAAATAGCGTGATTTTAAAACCTTCAGAGCGCTCCTCACTGACCGCCATCAAGCTTGCAGAAATTATGCAAAGCGCCGGCATACCCGATGGCGTATTCAATGTACTGCCGGGTTTTGGCCATGACTTAGGTCAAGCACTGGCCTTGCATATGGATGTTGACTGCCTGGTATTCACCGGCTCTACCGCGACCGGTAAACGTCTGATGGAATACAGCGGCCAGTCGAACATGAAAAAAGTGTATACCGAATGCGGCGGCAAAAGCCCCAACATCATCTTTGCCGACGCGCAGGATCTCGACAAGGTCTGCCAAGGTTCGGCCAACGCCATATTTTTTAATCAGGGCGAAGTCTGTGTTGCAGGCTCACGGCTGTTGGTTGAGCAATCGATCGCCGCCAGCGTGACCGAGAAACTGGTTGCGCTAGCGGCTAAAATGCAGCCCGGCGATCCACTCAATCCTTTGCATTATATGGGGCCATTGGTCGATGCTGCACATTTAAAGCAGGTTGAAGCATTTATCCATGAAGCCAAAGCTCAAGGTGCAATACTGGAATGCGGCGGTGAGGCCATTCTTACTGAAACGGGTGGCTACTATATGCCGCCGACTATTTTCAGCGGCGTTACCGAAACCATGAGCTTATTTAAAGAAGAAGTGTTTGGCCCTGTGTTAGCGATTAGCAGCTTCACTGACGAAGACGAAGCGATTCGCCTGGCGAATTATGGCTGCTATGGCCTAGCAGCCGGATTTTGGACTGACAATATCAATCGCGCACATCGGGTTGCTAAACGCCTACGTGCAGGCTCGGTATGGGTGAATGGCTGGAGCGCTGGCGATATCACGATGCCATTTGGTGGTTATAAACAATCTGGCAACGGGCGCGACAAATCACTGCATGCCATAGCCAAATTCACTGAACAAAAAGCCACGGTATTTTCCTTTTCTGAATAG
- a CDS encoding sodium:proton antiporter gives AALMMALSAIVLGKLELLPESIHLDQLLNELHFNELLLKSILGFLLFTGGLSINLRSLYRQRLEIAVLAIFSTALSVALCGFGLHYLLKLLGYHLDLIYCLLFGAVISPTDPIAVLAIVKKLKAPEAIATKIEGESLFNDGLGLVVFVTLSAIAFEQTEVSVFSVGELFLKEVVGGIVFGFVAAWLVDQMIRHSHQSSMVLLLSAMLPTAGYAMAQSIEVSGPLAMVVAGIYLGNVTREHVEDRHHIATISHFWHVVESWLNNIIFLLLGLVILSFDFHSVYSWLLAAIIPLVLLARLISIGLPFSLLSIRQRYNPLTVPILVWGGLRGGLSLAMAMSIPAGISLVKEPSIDLRELIIMMTFSCVIFSIIVQGLTIKPIIRKANSLEH, from the coding sequence GCTGCGCTAATGATGGCGCTTAGTGCAATTGTGCTTGGCAAGCTTGAACTGTTGCCCGAAAGCATCCATCTTGACCAGCTGTTAAATGAGCTGCATTTCAATGAGCTGTTGCTGAAAAGCATTCTTGGCTTTTTATTATTTACCGGCGGCCTAAGTATCAACCTGCGAAGCCTGTATCGTCAACGACTTGAGATTGCCGTACTGGCGATTTTTTCAACCGCCTTGTCGGTGGCGCTGTGCGGCTTTGGTCTGCACTATTTACTCAAGCTTTTAGGCTATCATTTAGACCTCATTTACTGTCTATTATTCGGCGCGGTGATTTCTCCTACCGACCCTATTGCCGTTTTAGCGATCGTGAAAAAACTCAAAGCGCCCGAGGCCATTGCGACTAAAATCGAAGGCGAGTCATTATTTAATGATGGCCTAGGTCTGGTCGTATTTGTGACACTCTCAGCCATTGCTTTTGAGCAAACTGAAGTCAGCGTTTTCAGCGTTGGCGAGCTCTTCCTCAAAGAAGTCGTCGGCGGTATTGTATTTGGCTTCGTGGCCGCATGGCTGGTCGATCAAATGATACGCCATAGCCATCAATCGTCGATGGTATTATTACTCAGCGCGATGCTGCCTACGGCTGGCTATGCCATGGCGCAAAGCATCGAGGTATCTGGGCCCTTAGCAATGGTGGTGGCTGGCATATATCTTGGCAATGTGACTCGTGAGCATGTCGAAGACCGTCATCATATTGCCACTATCAGTCATTTTTGGCATGTGGTCGAAAGCTGGCTAAACAATATCATTTTCTTACTATTAGGCTTAGTCATATTGAGCTTTGACTTTCATAGCGTATATAGCTGGCTTTTGGCGGCTATTATCCCGCTAGTACTGCTGGCTAGGTTAATCAGCATTGGCCTACCGTTTAGTCTTTTAAGCATTCGCCAGCGCTATAATCCATTAACCGTGCCTATTCTAGTCTGGGGTGGCTTACGCGGTGGCCTTTCCTTAGCTATGGCCATGTCTATTCCGGCCGGCATCAGCCTAGTAAAAGAACCAAGCATTGACCTGCGAGAGCTGATCATCATGATGACATTTAGCTGTGTGATTTTTTCAATTATTGTGCAGGGTCTGACTATCAAACCGATTATTCGCAAAGCGAACAGCCTTGAGCACTAA
- a CDS encoding DMT family transporter, which yields MSSSHSNMAFVYAFFMSLVAATAAAVIKYLAATVSVEFITFCQFAICLLVSIAVLHKKSLGIAAVLAIETSDRLTMFIRGVSGLLGFYAFYLAIENIPLVDATLLRHSSPLFVPLVAWLWLRNSTQLRSLAIILLGFAGVYIALQPDLRQLNPYHLIGLGSALCLAISMVSTNYLKKYDAAIVLFYYFLISVLGMLPLAVQYWQSVNLLQLLCIGYVGASIYIAMYLYNKAFTLSNASLVAPMTYLSIVHAGLLDWLIWQYLPSWLSLLGMAIVVACGLLTTLSGRAKSARA from the coding sequence ATGTCTTCCAGTCACAGCAATATGGCATTTGTTTACGCCTTTTTTATGAGCCTTGTGGCTGCCACAGCGGCTGCAGTAATTAAGTATTTGGCCGCAACCGTCAGTGTTGAGTTTATTACTTTTTGCCAGTTCGCTATTTGTTTACTGGTAAGCATCGCAGTGTTGCATAAAAAAAGCCTCGGCATCGCTGCCGTATTAGCCATCGAAACATCAGACCGGCTGACGATGTTCATCCGGGGTGTGAGTGGCTTGCTAGGTTTTTATGCATTTTACTTAGCGATTGAAAACATCCCGCTGGTCGATGCGACGCTTTTACGTCACAGTTCGCCGTTGTTTGTGCCCTTGGTGGCATGGCTTTGGCTACGCAACAGTACTCAGCTGCGCTCGCTTGCGATAATTCTGCTGGGCTTTGCTGGTGTCTACATTGCCTTGCAGCCAGATTTGCGCCAACTTAACCCTTACCACCTAATTGGTCTTGGCTCGGCATTATGCCTAGCGATATCGATGGTGAGCACCAATTACTTAAAAAAATACGATGCAGCAATCGTGTTATTTTATTATTTCTTGATTTCAGTGCTGGGGATGTTGCCGCTGGCGGTTCAGTATTGGCAGTCGGTTAACCTCCTGCAGTTGCTATGTATCGGCTATGTGGGCGCATCCATTTATATCGCCATGTATCTCTACAATAAAGCGTTTACACTTTCTAATGCCTCGCTCGTTGCACCCATGACATATTTATCGATCGTCCACGCAGGTTTGCTGGACTGGCTTATTTGGCAGTATCTGCCTTCTTGGTTGAGTTTGCTGGGTATGGCCATCGTAGTGGCTTGTGGCTTACTAACGACATTATCTGGGCGGGCTAAATCAGCACGTGCCTAG